One Danio rerio strain Tuebingen ecotype United States chromosome 13, GRCz12tu, whole genome shotgun sequence DNA window includes the following coding sequences:
- the LOC795051 gene encoding neuroblast differentiation-associated protein AHNAK-like (The RefSeq protein has 1 substitution compared to this genomic sequence), whose translation MNQTEDLPSDQSEVIVKTVKEVCAEGLVVSGGGQDGIFIKEVKPESPASKHLNAKERDQILSATVYFDNVSYEDALQILEHAQPYKVAFCLKRKPPPRTQEAAETMRPDITIGEEAEHEEERGGPEMRGRRKTKKQHDRISWPKFPTFSKGRRAHFKRSHSTSEAEEQRKLEISPPTSDTESPLKSPFKSPDGKDKKKMHKMKLKMKMAGRRSKSVEETENEEALTTDNMDNQIIMNITEEQAPVINVIESPKILNEAEKTDLTKTRIDYTLPNLPVPESLNKVELISLDTTLKTTDITVTLEDDGKEKIERSELKVSISGKDKCEIETESLLKSSTSGMRTSDASTIDNIMDSPNIISQTEAVAHQVESDSKPIIKEITEKLQESGETNINIPTVAIALDVPDVGATITKSPKLGGDKEKKERNILETESYGIRTRGPLADIATSKSHFANTVSGLEFASSDTFTFEIQTKQEVSSKVIDAKKPITSKPVVSQPKSQALEVDLSKKSTGGSIDTTETKKSDVEFNFKLPRVDLSKFDQGQSITIGLKDPIKVPLLKREEIVIPGMEDKKPKAKSKAKSQRSNEQKIEKIINISKAEKPRAQGEAEEFNVEDVKEAVSKFPAFKLPDRDITGVLVQREITFLEMKTDKTGTTPKGSPSKVSSMSTEINIKLSDTVDTNIQSLSPVFSKDQATLLPKTEEVNLEETVIAERKTAQSKTKLVDHKPKTGKMLEKDKIGASHDVKIKLPKREDIEIPGMEAIEQIKKAKDIDNQVKDYTDTDAKADRKGHEKKSKKGKVSLPSFGIMTPDIRFPGIAIELPIKAMSTKNDSDAIKDIKTEQKSYDADIEATKQSSKEATLEKPKKGESCVPEIKNKEAPDIGGDQILHHGISTAIKVTSKQGVEGEPKAEIKSTDTDSSPHKKKLPKLKMPKLGGKSVKGITEVSTQEDVAVQENDVVEVVLDSEKRTSKTDPKGHNLDSDKNWPIKMPSIDVSVPKIKIPKTEGKSKQEETYTGVDLAKDKKLSESTEKSAKEKVGKIEMRVDGVENAQEESGFRLIKFGISLPKGKTEEVDLLPEESDQSVIKAVEKTKVEPSELPQGEIKEPDSKMKKRKISFPKFGFSKSESKASDSDVTLPPSQDTDGTETDVGSKTTDLEAEFKDSTESPTKFRLPTIRFPKFGVSIPKTTDASADIHIPDVSTEETTVNVELPEAKLSVESTTLSENKGMDMPLSVCKPKVDLSLPEGKVGIKDISIPKVDDFQKKTEADASITGHDVEISKKDIKDDISPPQVDAPIPEASVEIKVPEVDFTTSKEDAEDKNITGGAPIKIKLPSIHLPTFGGKSSKVKDMPDVDIDVKGLDVSLPETEVNVKLKDDAPSFEVKDSFVTMRGVDMKVEEAKLKDQDVMVTLPKFGISLPKVQAHKQEDITDKESSTDTKESKPESDQAEKGSRSPTKVKLPTFKFPKIGVSYPKSPDVDLDNQVTMVNTDEPTIEFKEPSGEIPALPKLKTQHITLSVSKPEVDVSMPKGDKTADAHCEKKKEKILSSDNKISKSEVKTIHVDHDLDQKTDLEDLEMQGKQLDMKIKLPSGTVDVVIPEAKEKESETKLKKRKISFPKFGFSKSDTKVPDVDTNLQGTSVQEIETEVTVPAPELEVQMKNKTSGSPSKFKLPTISLPKFDISISKMEEESTAKADEAAHEVKVPSGDTLQDQDTGKEGTEASKLILETLPENVEIKTKDSDPESQGSKFTMPKFEFSFPKLKGPEFKKGASKIDTDKTEATLKSYMERAEGETEIPEASVEFEVTSASVQAGELDVNVESDLKIHTTDMLKDDTTTGGSPIKFKLPSFKLPKFGSSYSKEKPEITDLKGGEITLKAEEIEASDLKMDFGLELKKPSISVQQPKVLTEAQTSKAEGDISLPEGELWEPSAEVEVPKVKLECKIDQEADLKDTGINIKRPGFSLPKFGFSKPDKVPEIDVNLMQVDFSKTTGDVKINDQSMNITAPSVEQKDLTLDATTKDTLSSINLPKFGGPSIKVEKTMQVVDISVKEPEVSTPDAQVSVDLKVKDAELGGQEKKLKMPKLAIGLPKVKGFELSTKTEDVAEVQPIDVKQPDMTTEGKVPPPEYDSKTLDVQMKTLPGLGFSKPEVKSPEVDVSTQKTDILIPEGSLDLGEANVDVNVSKVECEQKGSTFFGSPTKFKLPSISFPKFGVKSQKVALDTNVTESELEGANIKHDISKPDVKLEIKPSSIEAKVESSTDTPDVDSKEPQVKVKRPSFSFPKFGFSKSDTATPEVDVSVHKVEPSIPETTVTIKEQTAEIALPGGEAEQKDLTSVISPIKIKLPEVNLPKFGVKTSKGTVSLPSPDKDIIEITNQQPDIKVAGEIVKMGKEADVNITLGEADVLPKEEKIILPQLDVDTQDLSNEGKADIPEVDLRGLDVKLKKPSFSFPKFGFSKPDKGQSVDASLPKTEMSIKEGDIPVKEKDVELAFTREENKQEDPNTQTKFRLPSINLPKFGLKYPKATPEISSTEVDIRKPEISFSETGEVQTTDTKINIDIKGPTTDVESKDMEVDIDVTGSKPKLPKMGISMPKVKEMEQESKDIKIETDLLCKEKVNVQQPIEGKLDKAEVDSKGLKVKLPKLGFSKSDLKTPEIDSRLPKADMSISVGNVDFAELSADNKLQEQEQDLKVDTSGSPTRFKLPTVNLPKFGIKASKDTVDISTAHIDTKSPEVSLPDKKLLSGEVSTIDTKELTEVDPSIEIEIKGDKKELQDGKFKIPKFGIGLPTIKGPDSGVLAKREEGTVSGDVLSTDKKELKLPKGSVEVDMKAKGVKLEVEKSKFKLPELGISHELKGPEIDISISKAEVPQTEVKEVKPAEAEMDVSSKGLKTKKPGFGLPKIGFSKSDGKAQDIQASEMTADISLPEGTTEIGESEIEDKAEITSPQFGSPTKFKLPTIKLPKFGISTPKVTKDALKSDSDIKDIKVSSVDNKIETTKVEISGDIKGKTAEIEAPSVSINIKGKEINQEVQESKFQIPKFGISLPKVKGPEVTVTAKEVKTGTPDTGITEPEIKIPGDVSVPKVDIALEGSSSLEKKEVETEVKNDEPVSGSPSKFKLPAFKMPKFGISGPKISDAKAKLGADVPDNADLNIENKPKQVSTDIHREGEIKETSEPPPEAAVKKLDGEKGSPSKFKLPTIKMPKISLSRTKSQDEDDTTIKAKAPEAKTEHKDDAQAPGKSPRFAMPALEDVLRGFEVEFNVPTIEQTDGQLDKPSVKQDQEAGEKTQEAAEQKEKGAQEKSKFKFKFPKLGFSQSSDESDKLVDAKIEESEKHLEALADVKETKTAASKEQVKTEKGGWFKFSFSSPTKTTKTEEKDEITQQTEQAEKPDDVEKESRKPQEENEKSSLSEAVEEIISPTLSLRSSEAFADVSSTVTTDQIALSQTSPTKVKVKYAEPTATVGINDVQSDVVTSTARCELISMEPHQPEKVNIPFSSDMSSTSVDTQKQMSGEIHVITSNIQAVPDTQQAAILTNIDGRGIHASPLQVTLCSDSVLTVEETRVQSGMRTMVERHVVKETLHDDKETILVTQRTRIFEGDSAEPISDETASSIRRLKDTVHTEKMRFFDSVATTEEVTIVSSETTLRHMDSSTDENGGK comes from the exons ATGAATCAAACAGAG GACTTGCCAAGTGATCAGTCAGAAGTGATAGTGAAGACTGTAAAGGAAGTCTGTGCTGAGGGTTTAGTAGTAAGTGGAGGAGGACAAGACGGCATCTTCATCAAAGAAGTAAAACCTGAGTCACCTGCCTCAAAGCATCTAAACGCAAAAGAAG GTGATCAGATACTTAGTGCTACAGTATACTTTGATAATGTGTCATATGAAGACGCCCTCCAGATTCTTGAGCATGCTCAGCCATATAAAGTGGCATTCTGCCTAAAACGCAAACCACCTCCAAGAACCCAGGAAGCTGCTGAGACAATGAGGCCAGATATAACCATT GGTGAGGAGGCTGAGCATGAAGAGGAAAGGGGAGGACCTGAGATGAGAGGTAGAAGGAAGACAAAAAAGCAACATGATCGCATCTCTTGGCCCAAATTTCCCACCTTTAGCAAAGGTCGCAGGGCACATTTTAAGAGGTCTCACAGCACATCAGAAGCTGAGGAACAGAGAAAACTGGAAATAAGTCCACCGACAAGTGACACAGAATCGCCTCTTAAGTCTCCATTTAAATCCCCGGATGGAAAAGACAAGAAAAAGATGCACAAAATGAAGCTGAAAATGAAGATGGCAGGACGCAGGAGCAAATCTGTTGAAGAAACTGAAAATGAAGAAGCGCTAACAACAGACAATATGGACAACCAAATCATCATGAATATAACAGAAGAGCAAGCGCCAGTGATTAATGTGATAGAGAGCCCTAAAATCTTGAATGAAGCTGAAAAAACTGACTTAACTAAAACAAGAATTGACTATACATTGCCAAATTTGCCAGTGCCTGAATCACTGAATAAGGTAGAGCTCATCAGTTTGGACACTACATTAAAGACTACTGATATTACAGTCACTCTTGAAGACGACGGCAAAGAAAAGATAGAGAGATCTGAACTGAAAGTTAGCATTTCAGGAAAGGATAAGTGTGAAATAGAAACAGAGAGTCTATTAAAATCGTCCACAAGTGGGATGAGAACTTCAGATGCATCCACTATTGACAATATTATGGACAGTCCTAACATTATATCACAAACTGAAGCAGTTGCGCATCAAGTTGAATCTGACAGCAAACCAATAATTAAAGAAATAACAGAGAAACTACAAGAGTCAGGAGAAACTAACATTAACATCCCAACAGTTGCCATTGCTCTTGACGTGCCTGATGTTGGAGCAACAATAACCAAATCCCCAAAATTGGGTGGTGataaggaaaagaaagaaagaaacattcTAGAAACAGAAAGCTATGGGATTCGAACTAGAGGACCACTAGCAGACATAGCCACATCAAAGAGTCATTTTGCAAACACAGTAAGCGGACTAGAGTTTGCATCATCAGACACTTTTACATTTGAgatacaaacaaaacaagaagtgTCCTCGAAGGTCATAGACGCAAAGAAACCAATTACATCAAAACCTGTTGTATCCCAGCCAAAATCACAAGCTCTGGAAGTGGACCTAAGCAAGAAGAGTACTGGAGGAAGTATTGATACTACAGAAACTAAAAAAAGTGATGTTGAATTCAACTTTAAACTACCTAGGGTGGATCTCTCAAAATTTGATCAGGGACAATCAATAACTATAGGACTGAAAGATCCAATCAAAGTGCCTCTCCTGAAACGGGAGGAAATTGTGATTCCTGGCATGGAGGATAAAAAACCAAAGGCCAAATCAAAGGCCAAGTCTCAGAGAAGTAACGAACAAAAAATTGAGAAGATAATAAATATCTCAAAAGCAGAAAAACCGAGGGCTCAGGGGGAAGCAGAAGAGTTTAATGTTGAGGATGTAAAGGAGGCAGTATCAAAATTCCCTGCTTTCAAATTACCTGACAGAGACATCACAGGAGTCCTTGTACAGAGAGAGATCACATTTTTGGAAATGAAGACAGACAAGACTGGCACAACACCTAAAGGATCCCCTAGTAAAGTTTCAAGCATGAGCACAGAAATAAACATTAAGTTATCAGACACAGTGGATACAAACATACAGAGTCTTTCTCCTGTTTTCTCAAAAGATCAAGCCACGTTATTACCCAAAACTGAAGAAGTGAATCTGGAAGAAACAGTTATAGCTGAGAGAAAGACAGCCCAATCTAAAACTAAGCTTGTAGACCACAAACCCAAAACTGGCAAAATGTTAGAGAAGGATAAGATTGGTGCATCTCATGATGTAAAAATCAAACTTCCAAAGCGTGAAGATATCGAAATACCAGGAATGGAAGCCATTGAACAAATCAAAAAAGCTAAAGATATAGACAATCAAGTGAAAGATTACACCGATACAGATGCTAAGGCTGACAGAAAAGGGCATGAAAAGAAATCAAAGAAAGGAAAGGTATCTTTGCCTAGTTTTGGAATCATGACCCCTGACATCCGCTTCCCAGGTATTGCGATTGAATTACCAATAAAGGCCATGTCAACTAAAAATGATAGTGATGCAATTAAGGacataaaaactgaacaaaaatctTATGATGCAGACATCGAAGCCACCAAACAATCTTCTAAGGAAGCAACACTTGAAAAACCCAAAAAAGGGGAAAGCTGTGTGCCtgagattaaaaataaagaagCACCTGATATAGGGGGTGATCAAATACTTCATCATGGTATCAGCACTGCTATTAAGGTAACCTCAAAACAGGGTGTTGAAGGAGAACCAAAAGCTGAAATTAAAAGCACAGACACAGATTCCTCTCCTCACAAAAAGAAACTGCCTAAATTAAAAATGCCCAAACTTGGAGGAAAATCTGTGAAAGGAATAACTGAAGTCTCTACACAAGAGGATGTTGCAGTGCAAGAAAATGATGTAGTAGAGGTTGTATTAGATTCAGAGAAAAGAACATCTAAGACTGATCCCAAAGGACATAATTTAGATTCTGACAAAAATTGGCCAATTAAAATGCCAAGTATAGATGTTTCTgtgccaaaaataaaaatccctAAGACAGAGGGAAAATCAAAGCAGGAGGAAACTTATACAGGTGTTGACCTAGCCAAAGACAAAAAATTGAGTGAGTCGACAGAAAAGTCTGCAAAAGAAAAGGTTGGGAAAATTGAAATGAGGGTTGACGGTGTAGAGAATGCTCAAGAGGAGAGTGGATTTAGACTGATTAAGTTTGGTATCTCATTGCCAAAAGGGAAGACAGAAGAAGTGGATCTGTTACCAGAGGAATCTGACCAATCAGTCATTAAGGCTGTTGAAAAAACTAAAGTGGAGCCATCAGAACTACCACAAGGTGAAATAAAAGAACCAGACTCCAAAATGAAAAAGAGGAAAATATCATTTCCCAAATTTGGATTCTCTAAATCAGAGTCTAAAGCATCTGATTCTGATGTGACTCTACCACCTTCACAAGACACCGATGGGACTGAAACAGATGTTGGAAGTAAGACCACAGACTTAGAGGCTGAATTTAAGGATTCAACAGAATCCCCCACAAAATTTAGACTTCCCACAATTAGATTTCCTAAATTTGGAGTTTCGATTCCAAAGACAACTGATGCTAGTGCTGATATTCATATTCCTGATGTCAGCACAGAGGAAACTACAGTGAATGTTGAGTTGCCagaagctaaattgtctgtagaatCGACAACACTATCTGAAAATAAAGGCATGGACATGCCTCTCAGTGTATGCAAACCTAAAGTTGACTTGTCTCTGCCTGAGGGAAAAGTAGGCATTAAAGATATAAGTATTCCAAAAGTAGAtgattttcagaaaaaaacagaGGCTGATGCTAGTATCACTGGCCATGATGTAGAAATTTCAAAAAAAGACATCAAAGATGATATCAGTCCCCCACAGGTTGATGCGCCCATTCCAGAAGCTTCTGTTGAAATAAAAGTGCCAGAAGTGGATTTCACAACTTCAAAGGAAGATGCTGAAGATAAAAACATAACAGGTGGTGCACCAATAAAGATTAAACTACCCTCTATCCACTTACCAACATTTGGTGGGAAATCATCCAAAGTGAAAGACATGCCAGATGTAGACATAGATGTTAAAGGACTTGATGTGAGCCTTCCAGAAACAGAAGTAAATGTGAAGCTAAAAGATGATGCACCTTCATTTGAAGTCAAGGATTCTTTTGTGACTATGAGAGGTGTAGACATGAAGGTTGAAGAAGCAAAGCTCAAAGACCAAGATGTTATGGTTACACTGCCTAAATTTGGCATTAGCCTTCCAAAGGTTCAAGCCCACAAACAAGAGGATATTACTGACAAAGAATCAAGTACAGACACCAAAGAATCAAAACCAGAGTCTGACCAGGCTGAGAAAGGTTCAAGGTCTCCAACAAAAGTTAAACTTCCTACTTTTAAATTTCCAAAGATTGGTGTCTCATATCCAAAATCACCAGATGTAGACTTAGACAATCAAGTCACTATGGTCAACACAGATGAACCTACTATAGAATTTAAAGAACCTTCTGGAGAAATACCAGCATTGCCTAAACTGAAAACCCAGCACATTACTCTCAGCGTTTCCAAACCTGAAGTTGATGTTTCTATGCCAAAGGGAGATAAGACTGCTGATGCCCActgtgaaaagaaaaaagaaaagattttgtCTTCAGACAACAAAATTTCCAAATCAGAGGTAAAGACGATCCATGTAGATCATGATCTTGATCAAAAGACAGATTTAGAAGATTTGGAAATGCAAGGCAAGCAACTTGACATGAAAATCAAACTTCCTTCAGGTACAGTGGATGTAGTTATCCCAGAGGCTAAAGAAAAAGAGAGTGAAACTAAACTCAAAAAACGTAAAATATCATTTCCTAAATTTGGCTTTTCCAAATCGGACACTAAGGTCCCTGATGTTGATACAAATCTTCAAGGTACATCAGTGCAAGAAATTGAGACTGAGGTGACTGTTCCTGCTCCAGAGCTTGAGGTTCAGATGAAAAACAAAACTTCAGGTTCTCCATCTAAATTCAAGCTTCCTACAATTTCTCTCCCTAAGTTTGACATTTCCATTTCAAAAATGGAGGAAGAATCTACTGCAAAAGCTGATGAAGCTGCACATGAAGTAAAGGTACCATCAGGAGATACATTGCAAGATCAAGATACAGGGAAAGAAGGTACAGAAGCATCAAAGCTAATTTTGGAAACCCTTCCAGAAAATGTTGAAATAAAGACAAAAGACTCTGATCCTGAAAGCCAAGGCAGCAAATTTACTATGCCCAAATTtgaattttcatttccaaagctAAAGGGACCAGAATTCAAAAAGGGTGCATCAAAAATAGATACAGACAAAACAGAGGCTACACTGAAATCTTATATGGAGAGAGCAGAGGGGGAAACTGAAATACCGGAGGCTTCTGTGGAATTTGAGGTAACATCTGCATCCGTCCAAGCAGGTGAACTGGATGTGAATGTTGAATCTGACTTGAAAATTCACACAACAGACATGTTAAAAGATGATACAACCACGGGAGGGTCACCAATTAAATTTAAACTACCTTCTTTTAAACTACCCAAATTTGGAAGTTCATATTCCAAAGAAAAACCTGAAATAACTGATTTGAAGGGTGGGGAAATTACTTTGAAGGCTGAAGAAATAGAAGCATCGGATTTAAAAATGGACTTCGGTCTAGAGCTAAAGAAACCATCAATCAGTGTTCAACAGCCAAAGGTTCTTACAGAGGCCCAAACATCAAAAGCAGAAGGTGATATTTCCTTACCAGAAGGAGAACTCTGGGAACCATCAGCTGAAGTGGAAGTACCAAAAGTTAAACTAGAATGCAAAATAGACCAAGAAGCTGATTTAAAAGACACAGGAATTAACATAAAAAGACCAGGCTTTTCACTTCCTAAATTTGGATTTTCTAAACCAGATAAGGTGCCTGAGATCGATGTCAATCTGATGCAAGTTGATTTCTCTAAAACAACAGGTGATGTGAAAATAAACGATCAAAGTATGAATATCACTGCACCAAGTGTTGAGCAAAAAGATCTAACTCTTGATGCCACAACAAAAGATACACTTTCCTCAATTAACTTACCAAAGTTTGGAGGACCTTCTATTAAGGTTGAGAAAACTATGCAAGTTGTGGATATATCGGTAAAAGAACCTGAGGTGAGTACTCCAGATGCACAAGTAAGTGTGGACTTAAAGGTTAAAGATGCCGAACTTGGAGGACAGGAGAAAAAGCTTAAGATGCCAAAGCTTGCTATAGGTCTTCCCAAAGTTAAAGGGTTTGAATTAAGTACAAAGACTGAGGATGTAGCTGAAGTACAACCAATTGATGTCAAACAACCCGATATGACAACTGAAGGGAAAGTTCCCCCACCAGAATACGATTCTAAGACACTAGATGTGCAGATGAAGACATTACCTGGACTTGGGTTCTCAAAACCAGAAGTAAAATCCCCTGAGGTTGATGTAAGTACCCAAAAAACAGATATTCTCATACCAGAAGGCAGTCTAGACCTGGGAGAAGCAAATGTGGATGTTAATGTTTCAAAGGTGGAATGTGAACAGAAGGGTTCAACATTTTTTGGATCTCCTACAAAATTTAAACTCCCTTCAATTAGCTTCCCAAAATTTGGTGTTAAATCACAAAAAGTAGCGTTAGACACTAATGTAACAGAATCAGAACTAGAGGGAGCAAATATAAAACATGACATTTCAAAACCTGATGTCAAATTAGAAATAAAACCATCTAGTATTGAAGCTAAAGTtgaaagcagcacagacacacctGATGTTGATTCGAAAGAACCACAAGTAAAAGTGAAGAGACCAAGCTTTTCATTCCCTAAGTTTGGATTTTCTAAATCAGACACTGCAACTCCAGAAGTAGATGTTAGTGTTCATAAGGTTGAACCATCCATACCAGAGACCACTGTAACAATTAAAGAACAAACAGCAGAAATTGCTCTTCCAGGAGGGGAGGCTGAACAGAAAGATCTAACTAGTGTTATTTCCCCAATCAAAATTAAGCTGCCAGAAGTCAACCTGCCAAAATTTGGAGTCAAAACCTCAAAAGGTACAGTAAGTTTACCATCACCAGATAAAGACATTAtagaaattacaaatcaacaacCAGACATCAAGGTGGCAGGTGAAATTGTAAAAATGGGAAAAGAGGCTGATGTAAACATCACATTAGGAGAAGCTGATGTTCttccaaaagaagaaaaaataatattaccCCAACTTGATGTTGACACTCAAGATTTGTCTAATGAAGGCAAAGCAGACATACCTGAAGTTGATCTGAGAGGACTTGATGTGAAACTGAAGAAACCAAGCTTTTCATTTCCAAAATTTGGTTTTTCAAAGCCAGATAAGGGGCAAAGCGTTGATGCAAGTCTTCCAAAGACAGAAATGTCTATAAAAGAGGGTGACATACCTGTTAAAGAAAAAGATGTAGAACTTGCCTTCACACGTGAAGAAAATAAGCAGGAAGATCCAAACACTCAAACAAAATTTAGACTGCCCTCTATTAACCTTCCAAAGTTTGGTCTCAAATATCCAAAAGCCACACCTGAAATTTCATCAACTGAAGTAGACATCAGAAAACCTGAAATATCTTTCTCTGAAACAGGAGAAGTGCAAACTActgacacaaaaataaatattgacatTAAAGGGCCCACCACTGATGTGGAAAGTAAAGATATGGAGGTGGACATTGATGTGACAGGAAGTAAACCCAAGCTACCAAAAATGGGAATTAGTATGCCAAAAGTAAAGGAGATGGAACAAGAAAGTAAAGACATAAAAATAGAGACTGACCTGCTATGCAAAGAAAAGGTAAATGTACAACAGCCTATTGAGGGGAAATTAGATAAAGCAGAAGTTGATTCCAAAGGACTAAAAGTAAAACTTCCAAAGCTGGGATTTTCAAAATCAGATCTTAAGACTCCTGAAATTGATTCGAGACTGCCCAAAGCTGACATGAGCATATCGGTGGGAAATGTTGATTTTGCAGAGCTATCGGCTGATAATAAATTACAAGAACAAGAACAAGATTTGAAGGTTGACACTTCTGGCTCACCAACAAGATTTAAACTACCAACAGTAAATTTGCCAAAATTTGGAATTAAAGCATCAAAAGACACAGTGGACATTAGTACAGCCCACATTGACACCAAAAGCCCTGAAGTTAGCCTTCCGGATAAGAAATTACTGTCTGGAGAAGTGTCAACCATTGACACGAAGGAACTAACAGAAGTAGATCCATCTATTGAGATTGAAATTAAAGGAGATAAAAAAGAGCTACAAGATGGCAAATTCAAGATTCCAAAATTTGGAATTGGTCTACCAACCATAAAAGGTCCAGATAGCGGAGTGCTGGCCAAACGTGAAGAAGGAACAGTTTCAGGGGATGTATTATCTACAGACAAGAAGGAGCTAAAGTTACCCAAAGGATCAGTAGAAGTGGATATGAAGGCTAAAGGTGTTAAACTTGAAGTAGAAAAAAGTAAATTCAAACTACCAGAGCTTGGAATTTCACATGAATTGAAAGGTCCAGAAATTGACATAAGCATTTCCAAAGCCGAAGTTCCTCAAACTGAAGTTAAAGAAGTCAAACCTGCTGAAGCAGAAATGGATGTCAGTTCTAAGGGACTTAAAACGAAGAAGCCAGGCTTTGGATTGCCCAAAATTGGATTTTCAAAATCAGATGGAAAGGCCCAAGATATTCAAGCCAGTGAAATGACAGCAGATATTTCCTTACCAGAAGGTACTACAGAAATAGGTGAAAGTGAAATAGAGGACAAAGCTGAAATAACAAGCCCACAATTTGGCTCTCCAACTAAATTCAAACTCCCAACAATAAAATTACCCAAATTTGGGATTTCCACTCCAAAGGTGACTAAGGATGCACTAAAGTCTGATTCTGACATCAAGGACATTAAAGTTAGTTCAGTGGATAACAAGATAGAAACAACAAAGGTGGAAATATCTGGTGACATCAAAGGCAAAACTGCAGAGATTGAAGCCCCATCTGTTAGCATCAATATAAAGGGAAAGGAGATTAATCAGGAGGTTCAGGAATCTAAATTTCAAATTCCAAAATTTGGGATTTCATTACCCAAAGTAAAAGGTCCTGAGGTAACAGTGACTGCGAAAGAGGTCAAGACAGGAACACCTGACACTGGGATTACTGAACCAGAAATTAAGATTCCAGGTGATGTAAGTGTCCCAAAAGTAGATATTGCTTTAGAGGGAAGTTCCAGCCTTGAAAAAAAAGAGGTAGAGACAGAGGTGAAAAATGATGAACCTGTTTCAGGTTCACCAAGTAAATTCAAATTGCCTGCCTTTAAAATGCCAAAATTTGGAATTTCAGGTCCAAAAATATCCGATGCAAAAGCAAAACTGGGAGCAGACGTACCAGATAATGCTGACCTAAATATTGAGAACAAGCCTAAACAAGTGTCTACAGATATACACAGAGAAGGTGAAATTAAAGAAACCTCTGAACCTCctccagaggctgctgtcaaaaAACTAGATGGAGAAAAGGGTTCCCCAAGTAAATTCAAACTTCCAACTATAAAAATGCCAAAGATTAGCCTTTCAAGAACAAAATCTCAGGATGAAGATGACACAACCATTAAAGCCAAAGCTCCAGAAGCTAAAACAGAACACAAAGATGATGCACAAGCACCTGGAAAATCACCCAGATTTGCAATGCCTGCACTCGAGGATGTTCTCAGGGGCTTTGAGGTTGAATTTAACGTCCCAACAATAGAACAAACAGACGGTCAATTGGACAAACCTTCTGTCAAGCAAGATCAAGAAGCAGGAGAAAAAACTCAGGAAGCAGCAGAGCAGAAGGAAAAAGGAGCTCAGGAAAAAtccaaatttaaatttaaatttccaaAATTAGGCTTTAGCCAATCCTCAGATGAAAGCGATAAGTTAGTTGACGCTAAGATTGAAGAAAGTGAAAAACACCTGGAGGCTTTAGCAGATGTCAAAGAGACTAAAACGGCTGCTAGCAAAGAACAAGTAAAAACCGAGAAAGGAGGCTGGTTCAAGTTCTCATTTTCTTCACCAACTAAAACCACAAAAACTGAGGAGAAAGACGAAATAACCCAGCAAACCGAACAGGCTGAGAAGCCTGATGATGTAGAGAAAGAATCCAGAAAGCCACAAGAGGAAAACGAGAAGAGCTCCCTCAGCGAAGCTGTGGAGGAGATCATCAGCCCAACACTATCCCTACGGTCATCTGAAGCTTTTGCAGATGTAAGTTCCACAGTGACTACTGATCAGATTGCCCTGTCACAGACCTCTCCTACAAAAGTTAAAGTGAAATATGCCGAACCCACTGCCACCGTAGGCATCAATGATGTGCAAAGTGATGTTGTGACTTCCACAGCCAGATGTGAACTGATATCAATGGAGCCTCACCAGCCAGAGAAAGTCAACATCCCATTTTCATCTGACATGTCCTCAACTTCAGTTGACACTCAAAAACAGATGTCAGGGGAAATTCATGTGATCACGTCAAACATACAAGCTGTACCAGACACACAGCAAGCTGCAATCCTAACTAATATAGATGGCCGCGGGATTCATGCCTCGCCTTTACAAGTAACGCTATGCTCAGACTCAGTGTTGACAGTGGAAGAAACCAGAGTGCAAAGTGGGATGCGCACAATGGTGGAAAGGCATGTTGTAAAGGAAACGCTGCATGATGATAAAGAAACAATACTCGTGACGCAGAGAACGCGCATATTCGAAGGAGACTCAGCAGAACCCATTTCTGATGAAACAGCTTCTTCCATTCGCAGACTGAAAGACACGGTACACACTGAGAAAATGAGGTTTTTTGACAGTGTGGCAACAACCGAAGAGGTCACAATAGTGAGCTCAGAAACAACACTAAGGCATATGGATTCCTCAACAGATGAGAATGGGGGGAAATGA